In the Phycisphaerales bacterium genome, one interval contains:
- a CDS encoding right-handed parallel beta-helix repeat-containing protein, which produces MRYLVASIFTVILSVSAAGDTIHVPLDHTSIQGAIDASVDGDLILIAEGTYNEFNVDLSGRAVTIRGAVDVLGASLVTIDGQDNGTVVLCTSGESASTILEHINIANGLVSPAGAGMLIHNSSPILRNVSFIENTSAVGGAVEMLNSSAQLEQCKFEQNWGGFSGGALYIGQSSSPTLTDCVFEGNQSSTDSGGAVYSDDSSPTFNGCIFNDNSATDHGGGMYVTVSQVVLNQCVFSNNYGNLYGGGLRSESSAVTISGCQFENNRSQGGQGGGLYFDGGSLAMDNTNFVLNTALSYGAAMYVRSCTGSIADCQVANQVGGFAIFTAGSEVPLFERCDIEKNSGGGIWDIGPAQATYEDCRVVNNLSGGLFTNRSTRLINTVLCGNVGPQIRGYWIDGGGACVDFGCNDVDGDGVPDHCQSPTGDGVLHVPGEYNTIQEAIVDAGYGDTVLVGPGTWTVSGDDTAVIATGSKPITIRSSHGAAQTILDGEATFGVVNCVGGETAATIIEGFTITNGSSFHGAGVYAESSSPTVRHCNFVENHSVSQGGAMYILDGSPLIQDCSFKRNSTGFKSGGGIFTFLGDPTINGSTFCENQPNDIEGLFSSDVANEFLEDCPVICPADINGDLVVDLADFSELLIQFGQSGSGLSADINGDLTVDVQDFSQLLINYGNSCDAPARAAPAPAKQKRRGQVGRVLAG; this is translated from the coding sequence GTGCGATATCTTGTAGCTTCAATCTTTACGGTCATTTTATCTGTCTCTGCTGCTGGAGACACTATTCATGTGCCCCTTGATCACACGTCGATTCAGGGCGCCATTGATGCTTCGGTTGATGGAGATCTCATTCTCATTGCTGAAGGCACGTATAACGAGTTTAATGTTGATCTTAGTGGCCGGGCCGTCACCATTCGCGGCGCAGTTGATGTGCTGGGCGCCTCGTTGGTTACAATTGATGGCCAGGACAATGGTACGGTTGTCTTATGCACCAGCGGCGAATCGGCATCAACCATCCTTGAACATATCAATATTGCCAATGGTTTGGTATCGCCTGCAGGTGCGGGAATGCTGATCCATAACTCGAGTCCAATACTTCGAAATGTTAGCTTTATTGAAAACACCAGCGCTGTCGGCGGCGCGGTCGAGATGTTGAACTCTTCAGCTCAACTTGAGCAGTGCAAGTTTGAACAAAACTGGGGCGGCTTTTCTGGCGGGGCTTTATACATTGGGCAAAGCAGCTCGCCAACGCTCACTGACTGTGTCTTTGAGGGTAATCAATCGAGTACTGATTCTGGTGGAGCGGTGTACAGCGATGACAGTAGCCCGACTTTTAACGGGTGCATCTTTAATGACAACTCGGCCACCGATCATGGTGGTGGCATGTATGTGACCGTGAGCCAAGTGGTGCTCAATCAATGTGTATTTTCAAACAACTATGGGAATCTCTATGGTGGCGGATTGCGCAGTGAATCGAGCGCTGTGACGATCTCTGGATGCCAGTTTGAAAACAATCGATCGCAGGGAGGTCAGGGTGGCGGTCTTTACTTTGATGGTGGCAGCCTTGCGATGGACAATACCAACTTCGTTTTGAATACAGCCTTGAGTTATGGCGCGGCGATGTACGTCCGTAGCTGTACCGGCAGCATTGCAGACTGTCAGGTGGCCAATCAGGTCGGTGGCTTTGCGATTTTTACCGCCGGTAGTGAAGTGCCTCTGTTTGAGCGTTGTGATATCGAAAAAAATAGTGGTGGGGGTATCTGGGACATTGGTCCTGCCCAGGCCACCTATGAAGATTGCCGCGTCGTCAACAACCTGAGTGGTGGACTGTTCACAAATCGATCGACCCGTCTGATCAATACGGTCTTATGTGGAAATGTCGGCCCACAAATTCGAGGCTATTGGATCGACGGTGGCGGGGCGTGTGTTGACTTTGGCTGTAATGATGTTGATGGTGATGGGGTGCCAGATCACTGTCAGTCGCCAACCGGTGATGGTGTTCTTCATGTGCCTGGCGAATACAACACCATTCAAGAGGCCATCGTTGATGCAGGGTATGGAGATACAGTGCTGGTTGGACCAGGTACATGGACGGTCTCTGGCGACGACACCGCAGTCATTGCCACTGGTAGCAAGCCAATCACCATTCGCTCTTCACATGGTGCTGCCCAAACCATTCTTGATGGTGAGGCTACGTTTGGCGTCGTAAATTGCGTCGGAGGCGAAACCGCAGCGACCATCATTGAAGGTTTTACCATTACCAATGGTTCAAGCTTTCATGGTGCCGGGGTGTATGCTGAAAGCAGTAGCCCAACGGTGCGTCACTGCAACTTTGTTGAGAATCATTCAGTAAGTCAGGGCGGCGCTATGTACATTTTAGATGGCAGCCCACTGATCCAAGACTGCTCGTTCAAACGCAATAGCACTGGGTTCAAAAGTGGTGGTGGCATCTTCACGTTCTTGGGTGATCCAACCATTAATGGTTCAACATTCTGTGAGAATCAGCCCAACGACATTGAAGGCCTATTTAGTAGTGATGTCGCCAACGAATTTCTGGAAGACTGTCCAGTAATCTGCCCAGCTGACATCAACGGCGACTTGGTGGTCGACCTTGCAGACTTTAGTGAGCTGTTGATTCAGTTCGGTCAAAGTGGCAGTGGCTTGTCTGCTGATATCAACGGTGATTTGACGGTTGACGTTCAAGATTTCTCGCAGCTACTGATCAACTATGGCAACAGTTGCGATGCTCCAGCGCGGGCGGCGCCGGCCCCAGCGAAGCAGAAACGTCGTGGACAGGTGGGACGTGTGTTGGCAGGCTAA
- a CDS encoding right-handed parallel beta-helix repeat-containing protein encodes MSSSPILSVSIVLIQIMLGGALCSTVEAQVTFDGASRDACSSLIDEESPSRHLAQVINQEPVWSEDDLSADTRVIYVSSSEGSDSNSGFSENDPVRTLEEAESRMRDGFPDWLLLKRGDVWDEGFGTWTLSGRSESEPMIVGAYGSGTERPHLRPPNKGFYLLGSPRHLWITSLRITRTEYSQYGSGVYMHLSGSDGEDLLLEDLYISGFDPNIGLSAVNDSLVFRNLRIRGVVSVDAVRLLQDGTQDTGTTTQGLFLNHIDGALIERCVFDHNGRSQDPNLDISGIHSHNVYCQLHTKNIVVRDSIFANAGSHSLKLLGGGTVEDCLFLENPLALLCGYTGASSGVGATSTIQNNIVLGSQPINSSTPRGYGIQLANCKDTIVQDNVIAHNTTQPYGVAISVEISNESACDNLNIIDNYAFNWLGATMKVSLIGESDYDLKIKRNHFDGYYQAGLGESFVLRLNETELASEIEFQDNTYYVDSVPVFAWIGNQWLDYGQWQASANDVGSVNEAHLAGRWDSLTIEAYQASIGQSPTLNSFMAGARKQQRDAWDSQYTSDSVWRYMATELAKIDLGVPEEPGPICHGDFNDDSVVDVDDFSILLLEYGAEGKSLNADLNQDGIVDLFDFTGLLIYFGESCDHPSPH; translated from the coding sequence ATGAGCAGTTCACCGATTCTGTCGGTTTCTATAGTCTTGATACAAATAATGCTTGGGGGTGCACTTTGTTCAACCGTAGAGGCACAGGTAACATTCGATGGGGCGAGCCGAGATGCTTGTTCGTCTCTTATTGATGAAGAGTCACCATCGCGTCATTTAGCTCAGGTCATCAATCAAGAGCCAGTTTGGTCTGAGGATGATCTAAGTGCAGACACCAGAGTGATCTATGTCAGCTCATCAGAGGGCAGTGACTCAAACAGTGGTTTTAGTGAAAACGATCCTGTGCGTACGCTTGAGGAAGCGGAGTCGCGAATGCGTGATGGTTTTCCTGATTGGCTGTTGCTTAAGCGAGGTGATGTTTGGGACGAAGGTTTTGGTACTTGGACATTGTCTGGTCGGTCTGAGAGTGAGCCAATGATCGTTGGCGCTTACGGGTCTGGAACCGAGCGGCCCCATCTTCGGCCGCCAAATAAAGGGTTCTATTTGCTGGGAAGTCCAAGGCACTTGTGGATCACGAGTTTGCGCATTACGAGAACGGAATACTCGCAGTATGGCAGTGGTGTATATATGCACTTAAGTGGTAGCGATGGTGAAGATTTATTGCTCGAAGATCTTTATATCTCGGGATTTGATCCAAACATTGGCTTGTCTGCAGTAAACGACAGCCTTGTGTTTAGGAATCTCAGAATACGAGGCGTGGTGAGTGTCGATGCGGTGCGATTGTTACAGGATGGTACCCAAGACACAGGCACCACGACGCAGGGCCTGTTTCTAAATCATATTGATGGTGCATTGATTGAGCGCTGTGTCTTTGATCACAATGGTCGTTCGCAGGATCCCAATCTAGATATCTCAGGCATACATAGTCACAATGTGTACTGTCAGCTGCACACGAAGAATATTGTCGTTCGTGATTCAATCTTCGCAAATGCAGGTAGTCATTCCCTGAAGTTGCTTGGTGGTGGTACTGTAGAGGATTGCCTCTTCTTGGAAAATCCACTGGCCCTTCTCTGTGGTTATACGGGTGCATCTTCTGGTGTTGGTGCGACGTCAACCATTCAAAACAATATCGTTCTTGGTAGTCAGCCAATCAATTCATCGACGCCTCGTGGCTATGGTATTCAACTTGCAAATTGTAAAGACACGATCGTTCAAGATAATGTAATTGCACATAATACAACACAGCCATATGGCGTTGCTATCAGTGTTGAGATCAGTAATGAAAGTGCCTGTGACAATTTAAATATTATTGATAACTATGCCTTTAATTGGCTGGGTGCCACGATGAAAGTTAGCTTGATTGGCGAGAGTGATTATGATTTAAAAATCAAACGTAATCATTTTGACGGGTATTACCAGGCGGGCCTTGGCGAGAGCTTTGTGCTGCGATTAAATGAGACTGAGCTTGCAAGCGAGATTGAATTCCAGGACAACACCTACTATGTCGATTCCGTTCCGGTCTTCGCTTGGATTGGGAACCAGTGGCTAGATTATGGCCAGTGGCAGGCCTCTGCGAATGATGTTGGTAGCGTTAATGAAGCTCACCTTGCCGGTCGATGGGACAGCCTAACGATCGAGGCGTATCAGGCGTCGATTGGTCAGTCGCCTACACTCAATTCGTTTATGGCAGGAGCGCGTAAGCAGCAACGGGACGCGTGGGATAGTCAGTACACATCTGATTCAGTGTGGCGATACATGGCTACTGAACTGGCTAAAATAGACTTAGGTGTTCCGGAAGAGCCAGGGCCAATTTGTCATGGTGATTTTAATGATGACAGCGTTGTTGATGTAGATGATTTTTCGATTCTGCTGCTGGAGTATGGGGCAGAGGGTAAGAGCTTGAATGCTGACCTCAATCAAGATGGCATAGTTGATCTCTTTGATTTTACGGGGCTCTTGATCTACTTTGGGGAAAGTTGTGACCATCCCTCGCCACACTAA